The Phycisphaeraceae bacterium genome has a window encoding:
- a CDS encoding tetratricopeptide repeat protein has translation MARVHRVWAAASPLVFLAPAVTWPALDAHAAARCAASQDDAATLRDFHSANGLLNRGMHDLAEQEYRKFLAAHPTHAKAPVARYGLAVALQRQNRIDEAAGELEPLIGLERFEFAAESCLLLGQCRMIQERYADAAAAFDVVVKRHAGHAQADAACALLVESHSRAAAHERAIEAAAVMAAKWTNSPRRERAEFFAGLSETALERHADAARRYEAMVRAFPDGELAARASLLHARALHAAEQWEAASAQYQRVIRRNDPAFAPEAMYSLAGLLRRDGKPRDAAALLDRVLKDHAEHPVIPLALLERGRVHYDAGEYDKAVSRFAEAVEADEALADSAAWWTARCELRQDQPGQAAARLEQAIARHPKSAMLAEMRYDRAVALHRAGDADAAQAALAEFRAAHPKHVLAPDALHLAAIIDHQRREYAASDALGREFIEKHAKHALLPAIEFLMAENAFLSGNHREAAARFEKFIASRPGDGQVAAARYRLGTAYVRLNDPRRAEEHLRAVVNGAKTPAAYRSALLDLADIHFARQEWEPAEARASEYLSADENAPDADDALITIGLCRQRRDLHETALQAFERLLERHPSSPHAAQANFERGQSLVVLGRDDDAVEVLQRVLESREASRFAAHALNHLGAIAMRGKRYDEAAMHYAKLAGLDAPEELKHEALFQQGQALMAQSKYDEAGRAFARFVEQAPGHARAPMASANVALCAARGGDHAGALKQIDRVLREQARSLDDQVTTSLLYEKAWSQRETGDVQGASATYRAMLGDQREHSLDLFARVELAELEAGAGGHDAAVALLEPIAERADLPGDLGERSGYRLGACLYELGRDEAAARAFEAFLKSHAKSSLAPSARLLAGEAHFRRGQHRQAAAHLARAAESEEARLRAPALLRLGEAHAALQAWKESEQAFSRFLREFPESEVWFQARFGLGFAMENQGRFDEAITSYRAVIEKHDGPTAARSQFQIGECLYAQKKYDEAARELLKVDILYAYPEWSAAALYEAGRCFEAMAQVGQARQQFEAVRDQHAGTRWAELATARLAALSKPDLPGRGGGSGGGR, from the coding sequence ATGGCTCGTGTGCATCGCGTATGGGCGGCGGCCTCGCCGCTGGTGTTTCTCGCTCCGGCGGTGACGTGGCCCGCGCTCGATGCGCACGCCGCGGCAAGGTGCGCTGCATCGCAGGATGACGCCGCCACCCTGCGTGACTTCCACAGCGCCAACGGGCTGCTCAACCGGGGCATGCACGACCTGGCGGAGCAGGAGTACCGCAAGTTCCTCGCCGCGCATCCGACGCACGCCAAGGCGCCGGTGGCGCGATACGGGCTGGCGGTGGCGCTGCAGCGTCAGAACCGGATCGACGAGGCAGCGGGCGAGCTCGAACCGCTCATCGGGCTGGAGCGCTTTGAGTTCGCGGCGGAGTCGTGCCTGTTGCTCGGCCAGTGCCGCATGATCCAGGAGCGCTACGCCGACGCGGCGGCGGCGTTCGACGTGGTCGTGAAGCGACACGCGGGGCACGCCCAGGCGGATGCGGCCTGCGCGCTGCTGGTGGAATCGCACTCGCGAGCCGCGGCGCACGAGCGGGCCATCGAGGCCGCGGCCGTGATGGCGGCGAAGTGGACGAATTCACCGCGACGCGAGCGGGCGGAGTTCTTCGCGGGTCTGTCGGAGACGGCGCTGGAGCGCCACGCGGACGCCGCCAGGCGGTACGAAGCGATGGTCCGGGCGTTTCCCGATGGCGAGCTGGCCGCCCGCGCGTCGCTGCTGCACGCCCGAGCGCTGCACGCTGCGGAGCAGTGGGAGGCGGCGTCGGCGCAGTATCAGCGCGTCATCCGGCGGAATGACCCGGCCTTCGCCCCGGAGGCGATGTACTCACTGGCGGGGCTGCTTCGCCGCGACGGGAAGCCCCGGGACGCCGCGGCGCTGCTCGACCGGGTGCTGAAGGATCACGCGGAACATCCCGTCATCCCGCTGGCGCTGCTGGAGCGCGGGCGCGTCCACTACGACGCGGGCGAATACGACAAGGCCGTGTCGCGCTTCGCCGAGGCGGTCGAGGCGGACGAGGCGCTCGCCGACAGCGCGGCGTGGTGGACCGCCCGGTGCGAACTGCGGCAGGATCAGCCCGGACAGGCCGCGGCGCGGCTGGAGCAGGCGATTGCGCGGCATCCGAAGAGCGCCATGCTGGCCGAGATGCGATATGACCGCGCGGTCGCCCTGCACCGCGCGGGAGACGCGGACGCGGCGCAGGCGGCGCTGGCCGAGTTCCGCGCCGCCCATCCGAAGCACGTCCTGGCGCCGGACGCGCTGCACCTGGCCGCCATCATCGATCACCAGCGGCGGGAGTACGCGGCCAGCGACGCGCTGGGGCGGGAGTTCATCGAGAAGCATGCGAAGCACGCGCTCCTTCCCGCCATCGAGTTCCTGATGGCGGAGAACGCCTTCCTGTCCGGCAATCACCGGGAGGCGGCGGCGCGGTTTGAGAAGTTCATCGCTTCTCGGCCCGGCGACGGGCAGGTCGCCGCGGCGCGCTATCGACTGGGCACGGCATACGTGCGGCTGAACGACCCCCGGCGGGCGGAGGAGCATCTGCGCGCCGTGGTGAACGGTGCGAAGACGCCGGCGGCGTACCGCTCGGCGCTGCTCGACCTGGCGGACATTCACTTCGCGCGTCAGGAGTGGGAGCCGGCGGAAGCCCGCGCCAGCGAGTACCTCTCCGCCGACGAGAATGCACCCGACGCCGATGATGCGCTTATCACCATCGGGCTGTGCCGCCAGCGGCGCGACCTGCACGAAACCGCGCTGCAGGCGTTCGAGCGGCTGCTGGAACGTCATCCGAGCAGCCCGCACGCGGCCCAGGCGAACTTCGAGCGCGGGCAGTCGCTGGTCGTGCTGGGGCGGGATGACGACGCGGTTGAGGTGCTTCAGCGCGTGCTGGAGAGCCGCGAGGCGTCCCGGTTCGCCGCCCATGCGCTCAACCATCTTGGCGCCATCGCCATGCGGGGCAAACGGTACGACGAGGCCGCGATGCACTATGCGAAACTGGCCGGTCTGGACGCGCCGGAGGAACTGAAGCACGAAGCACTCTTCCAGCAGGGCCAGGCGCTCATGGCTCAGTCGAAATACGACGAGGCGGGGCGCGCCTTCGCCCGGTTCGTCGAACAGGCCCCCGGGCACGCCCGCGCGCCGATGGCGAGCGCCAACGTGGCCCTGTGCGCGGCGCGAGGCGGCGATCACGCCGGGGCGCTGAAGCAGATTGACCGCGTGCTGCGCGAGCAGGCGCGTTCGCTGGATGACCAGGTCACGACATCGCTGCTCTACGAGAAGGCCTGGTCGCAGCGCGAGACGGGCGACGTGCAGGGCGCCTCCGCCACCTATCGCGCCATGCTCGGGGATCAGCGCGAACATTCGCTGGACCTGTTCGCCCGCGTGGAGCTGGCGGAACTCGAAGCCGGCGCGGGCGGACACGACGCGGCCGTCGCGCTCCTGGAGCCGATCGCGGAGCGAGCCGACCTGCCGGGCGACCTGGGCGAGCGATCCGGGTACCGGCTCGGCGCGTGCCTGTACGAACTGGGCCGGGATGAAGCGGCAGCCAGGGCGTTCGAGGCGTTCCTGAAGTCGCATGCGAAGAGCTCGCTCGCGCCGTCCGCGCGGCTGCTGGCTGGCGAGGCGCACTTCCGCCGCGGGCAGCACAGGCAGGCGGCGGCGCATCTTGCCAGGGCCGCGGAGTCGGAGGAAGCGCGGCTGCGTGCTCCCGCCTTGCTGCGGCTGGGCGAGGCCCACGCCGCGCTGCAGGCGTGGAAGGAGAGCGAACAGGCGTTCAGCCGCTTCCTGCGCGAGTTTCCCGAATCAGAGGTCTGGTTCCAGGCGCGGTTCGGCCTGGGCTTCGCGATGGAGAATCAGGGTCGATTTGACGAGGCGATCACCTCGTACCGCGCCGTGATCGAGAAGCACGACGGCCCTACCGCGGCGCGCAGCCAGTTCCAGATCGGCGAATGCCTCTATGCGCAGAAGAAGTACGATGAGGCCGCCCGCGAACTGCTCAAGGTGGACATTCTCTACGCCTACCCGGAGTGGAGCGCCGCGGCGCTGTACGAAGCGGGCCGCTGCTTCGAGGCCATGGCCCAGGTCGGTCAGGCGCGGCAGCAGTTCGAGGCCGTGCGCGACCAGCACGCCGGCACCCGCTGGGCGGAGCTGGCGACGGCCCGCCTGGCCGCCTTGAGCAAGCCCGACCTGCCGGGACGGGGCGGCGGATCAGGGGGTGGGCGATGA